The Sesamum indicum cultivar Zhongzhi No. 13 linkage group LG6, S_indicum_v1.0, whole genome shotgun sequence genomic interval ATATAATGTGCTTCACAAATGTCATTTTTGGATTTGTCTCTATGCATGACTTGCATGTGCTTAAGTGCGTCTAATTCTCTTCTAATTCCATAGGGATGTAGACCAGCAGAAAACATGGATATCTTGGGTGGTTCTGCATCAGTAACTCCATGCTCATCTTACCAACCAAGTCCCCACACTTCTTATAATCCAAGCCCAGCTTCCTCTTCCTTTCCAAGCCCAGTTTCTTCTGCTTATGACCCCAGCATTGTAGCAGATGGAAATTCCCTCATCCCATGGCTCAGAAACctctcatcatcatcttcttcagcCTCATCATCAAAGTTTATACATAACTATATGCATGGTGGTTCCATTAGTGCTCCTGTAACCCCTCCCTCGAGCTCCCCAACTGCCAGAACCCCACGATTTAAGACTGACCGGGATAATTCTTTTCCTCACCCCAGCTGGGGAGGGCCTCAACACCCATTTCTTCCCTTGTCCACACCTCCAAGCCCTGGCCGACAAATCCTCCATGATTCAAAATGGTTTGCTGGTGTTCAAATCCCTCAGAGCGGTCCAACTTCTCCAACGTTTAGCCTTGTTTCTTCAAATCCGTTTGGCTTCCGAGTAGAAGATTTAAGCCGAGGTGGATCTCTGATGTGCACTCCTGGGCAAAGTGGGACATGTTCTCCTGCTGTTGCTGCAGCTTCTGAGCAAAACGCAGATATTCCAATGGCCGAAGTGATTTCAAACGACTTTGCATTTGGTAGCAACATAGCAGGTCTTGTAAAGCCTTGGGAAGGGGAGAGGATACACGAGGAGTGTGGCTCAGATGACCTTGAGCTTACTCTTGGAAGCTCAAAAACCAGGTATGTTGCCATGGCTGTTTGACTGGAAGATTAAGACAACACTTTAAAACACAATTCCTTTGTATTGCagataacaaaattaatccGAGGAAGACTGCCACGTTATTAGACGTTTGAGGCCACAGCTGATGATTTCAAGAAAGGATAGAAATGGAAGCAGACAAGATATGAAGACTGACGCCTCTTTCTACCTCTCCATGTCAAACTTTTAGCTCTGTTAGATTAATATATTCTATGAAATATGGTTCAAGACACAGCCAATGGTGCTCATTTCAGTGGATGTTGAAGATATGAAGGCTATTGCTTCTTTATTCCTATCAATGTTGATCTTTTAGTTCTATGCAATTATCGTTCAAATGAAATCTGGTTCTTCACCTATGAGACTGGTTTCATGGCCATCATTGATCTTCAATCTCAAATCTTCTGGGTTGCTATTCAAAGAAATGTATGATGAAGACATAGGAAACCATTCAATGTTTGATGGAATGTGATCTTGCTAAGCTCTTCTGCATCATTTGAAGTCTGCATTTCCTCAAAAGTTGGTGATTACACTCATAATTTCTTATGAAATCTAACAGCGTTGAGATCAAACAGCTCAGACCTTCTATAAACAGATTTACAGTAAAAATCACGCCAAAAGTTTTCCTATATTCTGAACCAAGCCAATCTATTTTCAAGCAAAAAAGTTTCTTTCACATTTATGGTTGAAAGATGTCGTTAACAGTAACAGCAAATTCAATTTCCGCATAAACAAACTAATAAATCAATCTAATTTCACATCATGAAGATCTGGAAGAAGCCTATTCGCTGAAGAATGATCCTGGCTTTCATCTTTACTGGAAAGGGAGACTGAGGAGTCGATCCACGGTCCATCCATCGAGACGCGTCTCTGTTCCCGGCCATCCTGAGCAAATGTCGAGACACGTGTTTGGCTATCCTGTGAGAGTATCTCAAAGGCTTTAAACCTGATGTCTTCATTCAATGCACCACGCTTGACAACC includes:
- the LOC105165463 gene encoding BES1/BZR1 homolog protein 4 isoform X1, translating into MTGGTRMPSWKERENNKRRERRRRAIAAKIFAGLRLYGNYKLPKHCDNNEVLKALCDEAGWTVEPDGTTYRKGCRPAENMDILGGSASVTPCSSYQPSPHTSYNPSPASSSFPSPVSSAYDPSIVADGNSLIPWLRNLSSSSSSASSSKFIHNYMHGGSISAPVTPPSSSPTARTPRFKTDRDNSFPHPSWGGPQHPFLPLSTPPSPGRQILHDSKWFAGVQIPQSGPTSPTFSLVSSNPFGFRVEDLSRGGSLMCTPGQSGTCSPAVAAASEQNADIPMAEVISNDFAFGSNIAGLVKPWEGERIHEECGSDDLELTLGSSKTR
- the LOC105165463 gene encoding BES1/BZR1 homolog protein 4 isoform X2, whose product is MDILGGSASVTPCSSYQPSPHTSYNPSPASSSFPSPVSSAYDPSIVADGNSLIPWLRNLSSSSSSASSSKFIHNYMHGGSISAPVTPPSSSPTARTPRFKTDRDNSFPHPSWGGPQHPFLPLSTPPSPGRQILHDSKWFAGVQIPQSGPTSPTFSLVSSNPFGFRVEDLSRGGSLMCTPGQSGTCSPAVAAASEQNADIPMAEVISNDFAFGSNIAGLVKPWEGERIHEECGSDDLELTLGSSKTR